Proteins co-encoded in one Macellibacteroides fermentans genomic window:
- a CDS encoding LOG family protein: MLTWAQLGLHKKPVAILNTNGILRRTVSLIQKMVDNGFLKTS, translated from the coding sequence ATGCTTACATGGGCTCAGCTCGGATTGCATAAAAAACCGGTTGCAATTCTTAACACCAATGGAATTTTACGACGAACTGTATCGCTTATACAGAAAATGGTAGACAATGGTTTTTTAAAAACAAGCTAA
- a CDS encoding NUDIX domain-containing protein encodes MGKNKKAWYLPGGKIDDGESSLETLQREIFEELNIVLNAERLKYYCHITRSGLWRRNPYYNGAGLLYLSIERKN; translated from the coding sequence ATAGGTAAAAACAAAAAAGCCTGGTATCTGCCTGGTGGGAAAATTGACGATGGAGAAAGCTCTTTAGAAACTCTACAAAGAGAAATCTTTGAAGAACTGAATATTGTGCTGAATGCTGAGCGATTGAAATATTATTGTCATATTACCCGCTCCGGCTTATGGAGAAGAAACCCCTATTATAATGGAGCAGGATTGCTTTATTTATCAATTGAACGAAAAAATTGA